The genomic DNA CCGTCATCGACTTCGGGTCGGTGTAGCTCAATCGGTAGAGCATCTGGCTAGTCCGTCGCCGACTCCTGATCTCGGGCACGCTCCATTTGCTGCGCCTCCCCTCGAAAGCACGGCCCAGAAGCCGTAAAGGAATTCGGGGGAATTCACCATGGCGCGATTCAACAAGAAGACGGCGAAGGCGCAGCCCACCTCGCGCGTGACGTCGACGGGGCAGGTGCTCCGTACCCACCAGGGCGGCCGCGGCCAGGAGCGCGACGTGCGCTCGGAGCTGTTCCTGCTCGCCCTCGCCAACTTCGTCTCGCAGCAGACCTTCTACGAGACCGGCGCGGCCCGCGACGACCGGTTCGCCGCACTCGTGCGCGAGCTGGCCGTGGCCGACCCGTCGTGGACGGCCGCGCTGCTCGGCTGGCTGCGCGGCGAGGGCAACCTCCGTACGGCCTCCCTCGTCGGCGCCGCCGAGTACGTCAAGGCGCGCCTCGACGCGGGCGTGACCGACGGCCCGTCGAACCGCGAGGTCGTCGCCTCCGTACTGCGACGCCCGGACGAGCCCGGCGAACTGCTCGGGTACTGGACCTCGCAGTACGGCCGCGCGGTTCCCAAGCCCGTGAAGCGGGGCATCGCCGACGCCGTACGGCGTCTGTACCACGCGAAGTCGCTGCTCAAGTACGACACCGCGTCCAAGGGCTACCGCTTCGGCGACGTCCTCAACCTGGTGCACGCGGCGCCGGACCCGGACAAGCCGTGGCAGGGCGACCTGTTCCAGTACGCCCTCGACCGGCGGCACCACCCGGACACGGCCGTGGTCCCGAAGACGCTGCCCGTGCTCGTCGCCCACCGTGACCTGATGGAGCTGCGGCCCGCCAAGCGGCGCAAGGTCGTGACCGGAGCGCACGGCGCGCAGCGCCTGGCGGACGCCGGCATGACCTGGGAGGCGCTGGCCGGCTGGTTGCAGGGCCCGATGGACAAGGCGGCCTGGGAGGCGGTCATCCCGTCCATGGGCGCGATGGCGCTGGTCCGGAACCTGCGCAACTTCGACGAGGCGGGCGTCTCGGACGAGGTGGCGGCCCAGGTCGCCGCGAAGATCAGCGACCCGGCGGAGGTGGCGCGCTCGCGGCAGTTCCCCTTCCGGTACCTCGCCGCGTACCAGCACGCGCCGTCGCTGCGCTGGTCGTACCCGCTGGAGCAGGCGCTCGCCCACTCGCTGGGCAACGTGCCCGCGCTGCCGGGCCGGACGCTGGTGCTCGTGGACCGTTCGGGTTCGATGTTCTACTCGCGTCTTTCGGACCGTTCGGAGCTCAACCGGGCCGACGCCGCGGCGATCTTCGGTACGGCGCTCGCGCTGCGGGCGGCGGACGCGGATCTGGTGGAGTTCGGCACGAGCAGCAACGCCGTGAAGTTCCGCAAGGGCGAGTCGGTGCTCAAGGTGCTCGACCGCTTCGGCGACCTCGGCGGGACGAACACCAGCGAGGCCGTGCGCCGGCACTACCGGAAGCACGACCGGGTGCTCATCGTCACCGACGAGCAGGCGGCGTACAGCCATCACGGCGACCCGACCGAGCAGGTACCGGCCGACGTCCCGGTCTACACCTGGAACCTGGCGGGCCACCGCGCGGGCCACGGCCCGTCCGGGACGGCGAACCGGCACACCTTCGGAGGGCTCTCGGACGCGGCCTTCCGGATGGTGCCGCTGCTCGAGGGAGCGCGGGACGCCGACTGGCCGTGGGCGGCCTGAGCCGAACCCCGGGTGGGCGCGGGCTCGCCGCCGAGGTGCTGTACGCCCACCTCGGCGGCGAGCCCGCGCGCCTGTCGACCCCTACCGGGCGCCGTGCTGATCCTTCGGCCGGCGTCCGGTGATGACCACCGCCACGACCAGCAGCGCGGTCACCGCTACCAGCGAGCCCACCCCGAACGCCCGGGACGCACCCTCGGTGAGGATCGCCGACGGGGAGCCGGTCGCGTGCCGGGTCGCCGTGCCGTACACCGTGACCAGGACGGACAGGCCGAGGGTGCCGCCGAGCCATTGCAGGGTCTGCAACAGGCCGGAGGCCGCGCCCGCGTCGCGTGGTTCGATGCCCGCGAGGATCGTGGCGTTGAGCGGCATGAAACTCATGCCGACGCCCATGCCCATCAGGATCAGCGGCCCGAGCAGCCCGGTGACATAGCCGTCGCCGGGCTCGAGCCGCCACAGCCAGCCGGCCGCGGCCACGAGCAGCGTCGTGCCGATGAGCAGCAGCGGCTTGGCGCCGTGGCGCTGGAGGAGACGCGGCACGAAGCGCACGGTGGCGAACAGTGCGAGCGTCATCGGCAGGAACGCGAACCCCGCGCGCAACGGGCCGTATCCCAGGACCTGTTGGGTGAACAGCGTGAGGAAGTAGAAGGCGCCGAACATGCCGGCCGGCAGCAGCAGTACGCCCGCGTAGCCGCCCGCGCGGTTGCGGTCGCGGAAGAGACGCAGCGGCATGATCGGCTGGCCGGCGCGGGATTCGACCCGTGCGAAGCCCGCGAGCAGCGCGGCCGCGGTCGTGAAGCCGAGCAGGGCCCGGGTGTCGCTCCAGCCCCGCTCCGAGACCCGGATGAACGCGTAGACCAGCGAGGTCGTGCCCGCCGTGCCGGTCAGTGCGCCCGCCGCGTCGAAGCGGCCCGCGTGGCGCGGGGTCTCGGCGACGAAGCGGGGGAGGGCGAGGGCCACTCCGATGCCGATCGGTACGTTGATCAGCAGGGCCCAGCGCCAGGAGGCCCAGGAGGTGAGCATGCCGCCCAGGATCAGCCCGATGGAGGCGCCGATGCTCGCCATCGAGGTGTAGACGCCGAGGGCGTGGTGGCGGCGCGGGCCGTCGGGGAAGTTGGTGGTGATCAGGGCGAGGGTGCTGGGGGCGGTGAGGGCGGCGCCGATGCCCTGGAGGGCGCGGGCCGCGAGCAGCCAGCCGCTCTCGCCCGCGAGACCGCCGAGCAGCGAGGAGAGGGCGAAGAGCAGGACACCGCAGGTGAGGGTGCGGCGGCGGCCCGCGATGTCGCCGATCCGGCCGCCGAGCAGCAGGAGGCCGCCGAAGGCGAGCGTGTAGGCGTTCAGGACCCAGGACAGACCGGTGGGCGAGAAGCGCAGGTCCCGCTGGATGTCGGGCAGCGCGACGTTGACGACGGTGGAGTCGACGCCGACCATCAAGTAGGCGGTGACGATGACGAAGAGGACGGCACCGAGCCTGGCGGGGTGCGGGTCCGCCCGCGGTGGGCCGGTGGTGGACGCGGGCGGGGTGGACGGGGTGGACATGGGATGCTCCCTGTCTGATGTCCCCGGTCGACATGGGTACGGGCAGCACGGACTGCCCGCAGAGATAAGCGGGGACTGTCTCCGTTTAATGCTCGATAAGATACGGAGACGGTCCCCGGTTCGCAAGGAGTATCTGGATGGCGCAGGTCAAGCCCATGCGTGCCGATGCGCGGCGCAACTATGAGCGGCTGATCGAGGAAGCGGCGGTCGCCTTCGCCGAGCATGGGGAAGGGGCGTCGCTCGACGACATCGCCAAGCGGGCCGGGGTCGGCTCGGGCACGCTGTACCGGCACTTCCCGAACCGGCAGGCGCTGCTGGAGGCCGTGTACGTCGACGCCATCGAGGCGATCGCGATGCGGGCGGACGAGATCGCGGCCCGGCTGCCCCCGGGTGAAGCGCTGGTGGAGTGGCTGAACGAGCTGAGCGAGCGGATGATCCAGGTCCGGGGGCTCAAGACGCTGCTGGGCTCGGCCGTGACGGACGGGAGTTCCGCCGTGCTCACCGCCTGCGGCAGCTCCGTGAAGGGCGCCGCGACCCGGCTGGTCGAGGCGGCCCAGCGGGAGGGGACCGTCCGGCCGGACGTCGAGCCGATCGAGATTCTGCGGCTGGCGCACGGAGTGGCCACGGCGTCGGAACTGGCGAACGGGGAGGGGAAGCACATCCGGCGGTATCTGTCGCTGCTCACGGAGGGGCTGCGGCCGGAACGCCGACGGGCGGACGGCGGGCCGGGGCCGGAGAACTGACGGCGGGGCGCCCTCTTCCGAAGAGGGCGCCCCGGACTGCGTACGGGCTGTTGTCCGGCCCCTTACAGCGCCTGCGCCGAAGGCTTCACCATGCCGCGGACCGTGCGGGACTTCACGAAGTCGCCCAGGGCCGTCATCTCCCACTCGCCGGAGAACTGCTTGATCAGCTTGGCCATCATGACGCCGGTCTGCGGCTCGGCGCTGGTGAGGTCGAAGCGGACCAGCTCCTCGTCCGTGGCGGCGTCCACGAGGCGGCAGTAGGCCTTGGCGACCTCGGTGAACTTCTGGCCGGAGAAGGAGTTCACCGTGAAGACCAGGCCGGTGACCTCCTGGGGGAGACGGCCGAGGTCGACGACGATGACCTCGTCGTCGCCTCCGCCCTCACCCGTGAGGTTGTCCCCGGAGTGCTTGATCGCGCCGTTCACGATCGACAGCTTGCCGAAGTAGCAGCTGTCGATGTGGTTGCGCTGCGGGCCGTACGCGATGACCGACGCGTCCAGGTCGATGTCCTTGCCGCGGTACGCGGGCTCCCAGCCGAGGCCCATCTTGACCTGGGTGAGCAAGGGACGGCCGCCCTTGACCAGGGAGACGGTCTGGTTCTTCTGGAGGCTGACCCGGCCCTTGTCCAGGTTGATCTTGCCGGCGCCGGGGGCGGGCGCGGGGGGTGCCGGCGGGGCGGCCGGGACCGGGGGTGCGGAGACGCGCGGGTCCAGGGGCGGGGCCGGCGCAGTCACCGGGGGCTGGACGGCGGGCGCCGGCGCGGCGGCCGGTTCCTCCACGGTGACGCCGAAGTCCGTGGCGATGCCCGCCAAGCCGTTCGCATACCCCTGGCCCACCGCGCGGGCCTTCCACGCTCCGTTGCGCTGGTAGATCTCCACGACCACCAGTGCCGTCTCCGTGCCGAGCTGCGGGGGCGTGAACGTGGCCAGTACGGAGTTGTCGTCCGCGTTGCGGAGCGTGGCCGTGGGTTCGATGCCCTGGAAGGTCTGGCCGGCGGCGTCCGGGCTCGCGGTCACGACGATCTTCTCGATGCCCGGGGGGACGGCGGTGGTGTCGACCGTGATCGCGTCCGGGGAGGTGCCGCCACCCGAGCGGTAGGTCACGCCCGGGCCGGTGGGCTGGTTGTAGAAGATGAAGTCGTCGTCGGAGCGCACCTTGCCGTCGGCGGTGAGCAGCAGGCCCGAAACGTCGAGCCGCACGGGGGCGGCGACGTCCACCGTCACGCGGGTGACGGGGAGAGGGATGTTCGAGCCGGGGGTCATAGCTGTCATGACTGGGGTAACGAGCGAGGGCGCTTTGCCGTTCCCTTACCTACGGGTTTTGCTGCCCGGAGGATTCCGCCCCCGCCGCCCCGCTCATTTCCGTCGCGAGGGATGGGAATGAGCAGGGGGCGCCGGGGGCGGAAACCCGCGCCGCGGTGCTACGGCACCACCACGATCTTCCTCCCCACCCCCGACGCGAACTGCTCCAGCGCCTGGGGATACCGCGCCAGCGGGATGCGGTCGCTGATGAAGACGTCCGGATCGAGGACGCCTCCGGCGAACAGCTCCGCCGCCCGTTCGAAGCTGTGCAGCACGGCCATCGAACCGGTGATCGTGATCTCCTGGTTGTAGATGCGGTACGGGTCGATCGTCACGCGCGTCGCGTAGTCCGCGACCCCGAACTGGAGGAACGTACCCGCCTTCGCCACCCGGCCGAGGCCGTCCTGGATCGCCGCCGCGTTGCCCGTCGCGTCCACCACGACGTCCCACCCCTGCGGCCGGTCCAGTTCGTCGGCGTTCGCGGCGGAGCCGGAGACACCCAGCTGCCGGGCCGTCGTCAGGCGTGCCGGGTTCACGTCCACCACGTCCACGCTCGCCGCGCCCGTCCGCTTGGCCAGCTCCAGCATCATCAGCCCCATCGTTCCGGAGCCGTAGACCAGGACGTGCGCGCCGAGCCGGGACCGCAGGACGTCGTAGCCGCGGACCGCGCAGGACAGCGGCTCGATCAGGGCCGCGTCCTGGGTGCGGACGTGTTCGGGGAGCTTGACGCAGTTGGCGACCGGAGCCACCGCGTACCGCGCCGCGCCGCCCGCCGTCGTCACCCCGATCGCCGCCCAGCGCTCGCAGAGGTTGTTGTGGCCCGTACGGCAGTACCGGCACTCGTAGCAGTAGAGGGACGGGTCCACCGCCACCCGGTCGCCGACCGACACCTCGGTGACCTGGGTGCCCAGCCCGACCACCTCGCCCGCGAACTCGTGCCCCGGCACGATCGGCAGCTTGGGCGCGAACTCGCCCTGGAGGATGTGCAGATCGGTGCCGCACAGCCCGCAGGCCGCGACCTCGACGACGACCTCCCGGGGCCCTGGCGTCGGGTCCGGGACCTCGGCGACGACGGCCTTGCCCACGGACTCGATGACGGCGGCCTTCATTTCACGGCTCCCAGTGACAGGCCCTGGACCAGTTTGTCCTGGGCGGCGAACCCCGCGGCGAGCACCGGCAGGGAGATGACGAGCGACGCGGCGCACACCTTGGCCAGGAACAGGCCCTGGCTGGTGATGAAGCCGGTCAGGAAGACCGGGGCGGTCTCGGCGACCACACCGGTGAGCACCCGGGCGAACAGCAGCTCGTTCCAGCTGAAGATGAAGCAGATCAGGGCCGTGGCGGCGATGCCGGGGAGGGCTATGGGGGCTACGACCCGGGCCAGGATCGTCGGCAGTTTCGCGCCGTCGATCTGCGCCGCCTCGATCACCGCCACCGGCACCTCGGCGAGGAACGACTGCATCATCCACACCGCGATCGGCAGGTTCATGGAGGTGTAGAGGATGACCAGGAGCCAGATGTTGTCCAGCATTCCGGTGTTCTTCGCGAACAGGTAGATCGGGAGCAGGCCCGCCACGACCGGCAGCATCTTCGTCGACAGGAAGAAGAACAGGACGTCCGTCCACTTCTTCACCGGGCGGATCGAGAGCGCGTACGCCGCCGGGAAGGCCAGCAGCAGCACGCAGAGCGTCGAGACCAGCGACGCCACCAGGGAGTTGACCAGCGCCGGCCAGGGGCTCGCGCCGCCTCCCGTGCCGAAGAAGTCGCGGTAGCCGTCGAGGGTGAGGGCGGCGCCGAACGAGGGGGGATTGGTCGCCGCGTCCGACTCCGAGTGGAAGGACGTCAGCGCCATCCAGGCGATGGGCAGGAAGAACAGCAGACCGAGCAGCCAGGCCACCAGGCCCAGGCCCGCTCCCCGGGTGAGACGGGTGCGTACGGGGCGTACGGGTCGTACGCGTGGCGCGGTGGCACTCATGCGCGGGACACCTCCTCGCGGAACAGGGACGACACCACGCGCAGCGCGAAGGTGGCGATGATGATCGAGCCGATGACGACCAGGACGCCGGCGGCCGAGGCGAGGCCGTTCTCGTGGGCCTGGTAGAAGCTCTGGTAGACGGTGTAGGGCAGGTTCGCGGTGCCCAGGCCGCCCGAGGTGATGGTGAAGACCGCGTCGAAGTTCTGCACGATGTAGATCGAGCCGAGCAGCGCGCCCAGTTCGAGGTAGCGGCGCAGATGCGGGAGCGTCAGGTGGCGGAAGATCTGCCAGTCGCTCGCCCCGTCGACCCGCGCCGCCTCGATCTGCTGCTGGTCGCGGCTCTGCAGACCCGCCAGCAGGATCAGCATCATGAAGGGCGTCCACTGCCACACCAGGGAGGCCTCGACCGCGAGCAGCGGGGTGTTGGAGATCCAGTCCGGCTGGGGACCGCCCACGTAGTGCAGCAGGCCGTTGAGAAGGCCGTACTCGGGGTTGTAGAGCACGTGCTTCCACAGGAGGGCCGCCGCCACCGGGACCACCAGGAAGGGCGCGATCAGGAGCGTACGGACGACGCCCCGGCCCCGGAACCTGCGGTCCAGGAGGAGGGCGAGGCCCAGGCCCAGGACCAGGCAGGCGAGCACCACGGTGACCGTCAGCAGGATCGTCGTCCACACCGAGTGGCGCAGGTCCGGGTCGGCCAGGACCTGGTGGTAGTTGTCGACGCCCGTGAAGTGGCGGGCCTTCGGGTAGAGCGCGTTCCAGTCGAAGAAGGAGATCACCAGCGTGGCCACGAACGGCAGCTGGGTCACGGCGATCATGAAGATCAGGGCGGGCAGGAGCGGGGCCCGGGTGGCCCAGGCGCGCAGCCGGGTGGAGGGCTGCCGCGTCGTGCGGACGGGAGCGGCGGCCACGGGGGCCGTTGTCGTGGCGGTCATCGTCCCTCGTACTCCTTCGAGATCTGCTCGGCGAGCTTCTGGGACTTCTTCAGGGCCGAGTCGACGGACTGGCGTCCGGCGATGGCCGCGCTGATCTCCTGGGAGACCTTGGTGCCGAGGTCGGTGAACTCGGGGATGCCGACGAACTGGATGCCGGGCGCGGGGCGGGGCTGCACACCGGGGTCGGTGGGCCGGGCGCCCTCGATGGCCTCGCGGGTCATCTCCTGGAAGGCGCCGGCCTCCTTGCGGTAGTCGGGGTTCGTGTACGTCGACGCCCGCTTGCCCGCGGGGACGTCCGACCAGCCGACCGTGTCGCCGACGAGCTGCTCGTACTCCTTGCTCGACGCCCAGGAGACGAACTTCCAGGCCTTGTCCGGGTTGCGGGACGCCTTCTGCATGCCCCAGGCCCAGGTGTAGAGCCAGCCGGACGACCTGGTCTTCTCGACCGGTGCGGGTACGTAGCCGATCTTGCCCTTGACCGGTGACTTGGCCGACTCCAGGGAACCCGCCGCGGACGTGGCGTCGTACCACATGGCGACCTTGCCCTGCGTCATGTTGTTGAGGCACTCGGCGAAGCCGGACTGGGCCGCGCCGGACTCGCCGTGGGCGCGGACGAGGTCCACGTAGAACCGCGTCGCCTTCTCGAACTCGGGGGAGTCCAGGCGCGCCTTCCAGTTCTTGTCGAACCAGGTGCCGCCGAAGGTGTTCACGACCGTGGTCAGCGGTGCCATGACCTCGCCCCAGCCGGGCAGTCCGCGCAGACAGATGCCCTTCATGCCGGACTGGGCGCCGTCCACGTCCGTGGCCAGCTTGTTCACCTGCTCCCAGGTCGGGTGCGCGGGCATTTTCAGCCCCTTCTCGGCGAACACGTCCTTGCGGTACATCAGGAAGGACGACTCGCCGTAGAAGGGCTGCCCGTAGAGCCGGCCGTCGTCGCCGGTCAGCGACTGGCGCATCGGCTTGAGGATGTCCTGCTGGTCGAACGCGGTGTCGCCCCGGACGTAGCCGTCCATGGAGTGCAGCCAGCCGTTCCTGGCGTAGATCGGGATCTCGTAGTTGCTGAGGGTGGCGACGTCGTACTGGCCCGCCTGGTTGGCGAAATCCTGGCTGATCTTGTCGCGGACGTCGTTCTCCGGCAGGACGGTGAAGTTCACCCTGATGCCGGTCTTCTTGGTGAAGTTCGTGGCGGTGAGCTTTTGCAGCTCCACCATCTGCGGGTTGTTGACCATCAACACGTTGATGGAGTCACCGCCGGAACCGGACCCGCCTGCTCCGACCCAACAGCCGGAAAGCAGCGGGGCGAGCAGCGTCCCTGCGGCGGCCATGGCGAGCGTGGCTCGCGGCCTCCGTCGGCTCTGGGTTCGCATGGATCGCTCCTGGACGTATGGGGAGTTATGGGGTGCTTGCCGGCATGGGGGTGCCCTGAAGACCGAGTGAGTCGGGTTTTCGTACGCGCTCGTGCGGGTCGGTGGGAATGTCAGACGCGGATGACCTGGGGTCCCCGCAGTGAGTAGCGGTGTGCCTCGGACGTCGGCAGCAGGGTGCTCGTGACGATCGCCTCCAGGTCGCCGACCTCCGCGAACCGGCAGAAGCTGACCGCCCCGAACTTGGTGTGCACGCCCGCGAAGACCGTACGCCGGGACGCCCGGATCGCCTGGGCCTTCACCTCGCTGACCGCCGGGTCGGGGGTGGTCAGTCCGTGTTCGCGCGAGATGCCGTTCGCGCCGATGTACGCCAGATCGATGACGAACCCGGCCAGCATTTTCGTCGTCCAGTGGTCGACGGTCGCGAGCGTGCCCGGCCTGACCCGGCCGCCCAGCAGCAGCACGCTGGTGTTCTCGGCCTCCGCGAGCGCTCCCGCGGTGGCCAGTGACGCGGTGACCACGGTCAGCGGCCGGTCCCTGGGCAGCGCCTCGGCGATCAGCTGGGGGGTGAAGCCCTCGTCGACGAAGACGGTCTCGGCGTCCCCGAGGAGCTCGGCCGCGGCGGCCGCGATCCGGCGCTTCTCGGGTACGTGACTGGTGGCGCGGAAGGCGAGCGTCGTCTCGAAGCCGGCGCTCTCGACGGGGTAGGCGCCGCCGTGGGTGCGGCGGAGCAGGCCGTGGTCCTCCAGTGCGCGCAGATCCCGGCGTACGGTCTCCTTGGCCACGCCCAGTTCGGCGGCGAGCGCGGTGACGTCGACCGAACCCGTGACCCGGGCGGCCCGGACGATCTCGCGCTGCCGTTCCTCCGCGGTCCGCGTCGTCTTCGCCGCCATGGCCGCCACCTGCTCCCTGTGCGCACTGCCCGTTCGGGCCCGGTGGGGCCCATGGGGGAAGTTCTACAGCGGGTGCGCGGCACTGACCAGGCCTGTTGCAGGTCCGACCGCGCCCGAATGTGCCTGCTTGGCGAAACCGCCGCCCGTCGCGGACCTGGGGTGGAGCCGGGTGGGGAGTGGGATCGGGCAGCTTCCGTGCCCGAACAGCACGGCGGGCGGGCCCGTTCGGTGCCCGCCCGCCTCTGTGTGCCCGTGTTCCGGCCGCGTCAGTACGGCCAGACCGGCGGGTCGGTGGTGAAGTGGCCGCCCAGGTGGTCGTGGGCCGGGTTGTCCGGGTCCAGCTCGCCCTGTTCGGCGATGAGCTTCTCGGCGTACGGCTCGGAGTCGTCCTGCGGCTGGTAGCCGAGCGCGCGGGCGGTCGAGAGGTCCCACCACAGGCGGGTGTTCGCGGACGAGCCGTGGACGACGGTGTGCCGTACGTCCTCGGCGGTCAGGGCCGCGTGGAAGAGGCGGGCGCCGTCCTCGGGGCTCATCCAGACCGAGAGCATGCGCACGCTCGTGGGCTCGGCGAAGCAGGAGCCGATGCGCACGGAGACCGTCTCCAGGCCGTGCTTGTCCCAGTAGAACTGGGCCAGGTCCTCGCCGAACGACTTGGACAGGCCGTAGAACGTGTCCGGGCGGCGCGGGGTGTCGACCGGGATCAGGGGGTCGTCGCCCCGGGGCCGGGGAGTGAAGCCGATCGCGTGGTTGGAGGAGGCGAAGACGATCCGGCGTACGCCTTCCTCGCGCGCGGCCTCGTACAGGTTGTACGTGCCCTCGATGTTCGCCTTCAGGATCTTGTCGAAGGAGGACTCCAGGGAGATGCCCGCGAGGTGGATGACCGCGTCGACGCCCCGTACGGCCTCGCGCAGCGCCTCCTTGTCCCCGAGGTCCGCGGTGATCGCGTCCGGCTCGCCCTCGATCGGCAGCAGGTCGAGGAGACGCAGTTCGTAGCCGTACCGCGGCAGCAGTCCCCGCATCAGGGTGCCGAGTCCGCCGGCGGCGCCGGTGAGCAGAACGGTGCGGGGAGCGGGCATCCTCGGGTCTCCTTGGATCGGCAGCCGTATGTCCAGCCACATGGTCAGCCGTATGTATGTACGAAATTCACATGCGTGGACACGCTATGGAGGGGTGACAGGTGCCGTCAAGTGTCGCGCGGACGTGGGCAATCCGCTCCCGTGACCCGGGCGTGTGTGCTTGACCGCCCCTGAGGGAGCGCTTTAGCGTAGGCGCGTTCAGAAATATAGACATGGATCAGAAACGTGCACCGGTGTGGGTGCCGGCCTGAGCGCCTGTTTCAAGGGAGAGCCCCGTGACGTCAGCACCTCTCGCCGCTCGACTCAGCATCCCCAGTGGCCCGCTGTTCTTCCCCGTCACCGCCTACCGTCCGGACGGCGCGCTGAACCTCGACGTCTACCGCGAGCACGTGCGCCGGGGTGTCGAGGCGGGCGCCGCCGCCGTCTTCGCGTGCTGCGGCACCGGGGAGTTCCACGCGCTGGCGCCCGAGGAGTTCGAGCGATGCGTCGGCGCGGCCGTCGAGGAGACCGCGGGACGCGTACCCGTGGTGGCGGGCGCGGGCTACGGGACGGCCCTCGCCGTGCGGTTCGCGCGGCTCGCCCAGGACGCCGGGGCCGACGGGCTGCTCGCCATGCCGCCCTATCTCGTCGTCGCGGGGCAGGAGGGGCTGCTGCGGCACTACCGGGAGCTGGCCGCGGCGACCTCCCTGGAGACGATCGTCTACCAGCGCGACAACGCCGTCTTCACCCCCGAGGCCGTGGTCGAGCTGGCCCGCACGGACGGGATCATCGGCTTCAAGGACGGGCTCGGCGACCTGGACCTGATGCAGCGCGTCGTGAGTGCCGTGCGCACCGAAGTCCCGGGCGACTTCCTGTACTTCAACGGGCTGCCGACCGCCGAGCTGACCGGCCTGGCCTATCGGGGCATCGGCATCACGCTCTACTCTTCTGCCGTGTTCTGCTTCGCGCCGGAGATCGCCCTGGCCTTCCACAAGGCGCTGAACTCCGGTGACGACGCCACCGTCAACCGGCTGCTCGACGGCTTCTACCGGCCCTTCGTCGATCTGCGCGCGCAGGGCCGCGGCTATGCCGTCTCGCTGGTCAAGGCGGGGGTACGGCTGCGCGGCCTCGACGTCGGCGAGGTGCGCCCGCCGCTGCACGAGCCGACCGAGGACCACGTCAAACAGCTGGCGCAGCTCGTCGACCGCGGGTACGCGCTGCTTCAGGAGGGCATGTGAAGGCATCCGCATTCGTCTATCCCTGGGATGTCAACGGGGATCCGGCGGCGGCCGAGCGGATCGCCGGGCTCGGCGTACCCCAGGTGACGCTCGCGTCCGCGTACCACTCCACGCGCGCGCTGACCCCCCGCCACCCCCGCCACCGGATCGTCACCGCCGAACACGCCGCCGTGCTCTACCCGCCGGGCAAGCGGTGGAAGGGCCGGACTCTGCGGCCGTACGCCGCCGGGGACTGGGCGCTGGGCGACGCGTACGGGGAGGCCGCCGAGGCGCTGGCCGGGGCCGGACTCGACGTGCACACCTGGGTCGTGCTCGCGCACAACTCCCGTCTGGGCGAGGAGTTTCCGTGCACCAACGTGGTCAACGCCTACGGGGACCGTTATCCCTGGGCGCCCTGCATCGCACAGCCCACCACGCGCGCGTACCTGGTCGACCTCGCGGCGGAGGCGGCGGTACGGCCCGGTGCGCGCGGTACGGAACTGGAGTCGCTCGGCTGGTACGGACTGGCGCATCTGCACGCCC from Streptomyces avermitilis MA-4680 = NBRC 14893 includes the following:
- a CDS encoding TROVE domain-containing protein, translating into MARFNKKTAKAQPTSRVTSTGQVLRTHQGGRGQERDVRSELFLLALANFVSQQTFYETGAARDDRFAALVRELAVADPSWTAALLGWLRGEGNLRTASLVGAAEYVKARLDAGVTDGPSNREVVASVLRRPDEPGELLGYWTSQYGRAVPKPVKRGIADAVRRLYHAKSLLKYDTASKGYRFGDVLNLVHAAPDPDKPWQGDLFQYALDRRHHPDTAVVPKTLPVLVAHRDLMELRPAKRRKVVTGAHGAQRLADAGMTWEALAGWLQGPMDKAAWEAVIPSMGAMALVRNLRNFDEAGVSDEVAAQVAAKISDPAEVARSRQFPFRYLAAYQHAPSLRWSYPLEQALAHSLGNVPALPGRTLVLVDRSGSMFYSRLSDRSELNRADAAAIFGTALALRAADADLVEFGTSSNAVKFRKGESVLKVLDRFGDLGGTNTSEAVRRHYRKHDRVLIVTDEQAAYSHHGDPTEQVPADVPVYTWNLAGHRAGHGPSGTANRHTFGGLSDAAFRMVPLLEGARDADWPWAA
- a CDS encoding MFS transporter, coding for MSTPSTPPASTTGPPRADPHPARLGAVLFVIVTAYLMVGVDSTVVNVALPDIQRDLRFSPTGLSWVLNAYTLAFGGLLLLGGRIGDIAGRRRTLTCGVLLFALSSLLGGLAGESGWLLAARALQGIGAALTAPSTLALITTNFPDGPRRHHALGVYTSMASIGASIGLILGGMLTSWASWRWALLINVPIGIGVALALPRFVAETPRHAGRFDAAGALTGTAGTTSLVYAFIRVSERGWSDTRALLGFTTAAALLAGFARVESRAGQPIMPLRLFRDRNRAGGYAGVLLLPAGMFGAFYFLTLFTQQVLGYGPLRAGFAFLPMTLALFATVRFVPRLLQRHGAKPLLLIGTTLLVAAAGWLWRLEPGDGYVTGLLGPLILMGMGVGMSFMPLNATILAGIEPRDAGAASGLLQTLQWLGGTLGLSVLVTVYGTATRHATGSPSAILTEGASRAFGVGSLVAVTALLVVAVVITGRRPKDQHGAR
- a CDS encoding TetR/AcrR family transcriptional regulator; protein product: MAQVKPMRADARRNYERLIEEAAVAFAEHGEGASLDDIAKRAGVGSGTLYRHFPNRQALLEAVYVDAIEAIAMRADEIAARLPPGEALVEWLNELSERMIQVRGLKTLLGSAVTDGSSAVLTACGSSVKGAATRLVEAAQREGTVRPDVEPIEILRLAHGVATASELANGEGKHIRRYLSLLTEGLRPERRRADGGPGPEN
- a CDS encoding TerD family protein, whose translation is MTPGSNIPLPVTRVTVDVAAPVRLDVSGLLLTADGKVRSDDDFIFYNQPTGPGVTYRSGGGTSPDAITVDTTAVPPGIEKIVVTASPDAAGQTFQGIEPTATLRNADDNSVLATFTPPQLGTETALVVVEIYQRNGAWKARAVGQGYANGLAGIATDFGVTVEEPAAAPAPAVQPPVTAPAPPLDPRVSAPPVPAAPPAPPAPAPGAGKINLDKGRVSLQKNQTVSLVKGGRPLLTQVKMGLGWEPAYRGKDIDLDASVIAYGPQRNHIDSCYFGKLSIVNGAIKHSGDNLTGEGGGDDEVIVVDLGRLPQEVTGLVFTVNSFSGQKFTEVAKAYCRLVDAATDEELVRFDLTSAEPQTGVMMAKLIKQFSGEWEMTALGDFVKSRTVRGMVKPSAQAL
- a CDS encoding zinc-dependent alcohol dehydrogenase family protein produces the protein MKAAVIESVGKAVVAEVPDPTPGPREVVVEVAACGLCGTDLHILQGEFAPKLPIVPGHEFAGEVVGLGTQVTEVSVGDRVAVDPSLYCYECRYCRTGHNNLCERWAAIGVTTAGGAARYAVAPVANCVKLPEHVRTQDAALIEPLSCAVRGYDVLRSRLGAHVLVYGSGTMGLMMLELAKRTGAASVDVVDVNPARLTTARQLGVSGSAANADELDRPQGWDVVVDATGNAAAIQDGLGRVAKAGTFLQFGVADYATRVTIDPYRIYNQEITITGSMAVLHSFERAAELFAGGVLDPDVFISDRIPLARYPQALEQFASGVGRKIVVVP
- a CDS encoding carbohydrate ABC transporter permease, which produces MSATAPRVRPVRPVRTRLTRGAGLGLVAWLLGLLFFLPIAWMALTSFHSESDAATNPPSFGAALTLDGYRDFFGTGGGASPWPALVNSLVASLVSTLCVLLLAFPAAYALSIRPVKKWTDVLFFFLSTKMLPVVAGLLPIYLFAKNTGMLDNIWLLVILYTSMNLPIAVWMMQSFLAEVPVAVIEAAQIDGAKLPTILARVVAPIALPGIAATALICFIFSWNELLFARVLTGVVAETAPVFLTGFITSQGLFLAKVCAASLVISLPVLAAGFAAQDKLVQGLSLGAVK